A window from Festucalex cinctus isolate MCC-2025b chromosome 12, RoL_Fcin_1.0, whole genome shotgun sequence encodes these proteins:
- the LOC144032116 gene encoding cytosolic 5'-nucleotidase 1A-like, which produces MNLINGETSTASGQSRNGASSSWEEKRLVKPSTPTRKPQPPKPENAITIAVSSRVLFNMEREQQIYERQGMEEYLKYQLEHESEPFSPGPAFSFVKALEAVNSRLRELYPESEELFDVVLVTNNHAYVGLRLINTINHHHLLIERFCMTGGNSPIGYLKAYHTNLYLSADSAKVREALEEGIAAATMFTPDKMKEVSESQLRVAFDGDAVLFSDESERIFKAHGLDKFFEHEKAHENKPLDHGPLKGFLEVLGKLQRKFFGKGLRMDCPIRTYLVTARSAASSGTRALKTLRSWGLEIDEALFLAGAPKGPMLEKIRPHIFFDDQMFHVEGAAELGTVACHVPYGIAQRLAKK; this is translated from the exons atgaatttAATCAACGGTGAAACTTCGACTGCGAGTGGACAGAGCCGAAATGGTGCAAGCAGCAGCTGGGAAGAGAAGAGACTTGTGAAGCCCTCGACTCCGACTAGGAAGCCTCAACCA CCCAAACCCGAGAACGCCATCACCATCGCCGTGTCGTCGCGGGTGCTCTTCAACATGGAACGCGAGCAGCAGATCTACGAGCGGCAAGGCATGGAGGAATATCTCAAGTACCAGCTGGAGCATGAAAGTGAGCCGTTCAGTCCTGGACCCGCCTTCTCCTTCGTCAAG GCTCTGGAGGCTGTCAACAGTCGACTGCGGGAGCTTTACCCTGAGAGCGAGGAGCTGTTCGACGTGGTGCTCGTGACAAACAACCACGCTTACGTGGGCCTCCGACTCATCAATACCATCAATCATCATC ACTTATTGATCGAGCGCTTCTGCATGACTGGAGGAAACAGTCCTATAGGTTACCTGAAAGCATACCACACGAACTTGTACCTTTCCGCCGACTCTGCCAAGGTCCGAGAAGCTCTGGAAGAAG GTATCGCAGCAGCCACCATGTTCACGCCAGACAAGATGAAGGAAGTGTCGGAGAGTCAGCTTCGCGTCGCCTTCGACGGCGACGCCGTCCTTTTCTCGGACGAGTCGGAACGCATCTTCAAGGCCCACGGACTGGACAAGTTCTTCGAGCACGAGAAGGCTCATGAGAACAAGCCTCTGgaccat GGCCCACTGAAGGGTTTCTTGGAGGTTTTGGGCAAACTCCAGAGGAAGTTTTTCGGCAAAGGCCTGCGCATGGACTGCCCGATCCGCACCTACCTGGTGACGGCTCGCAGTGCCGCCAGTTCCGGCACCAGAGCCTTAAAAACGCTGCGGTCGTGGGGCCTGGAGATTGACGAGGCTCTCTTTCTGGCAGGAGCGCCCAAAGGCCCCATGCTGGAGAAGATCAGGCCGCACATTTTCTTTGACGACCAGATGTTTCACGTGGAAGGCGCGGCCGAACTGGGCACGGTGGCCTGTCACGTTCCCTACGGCATCGCGCAGAGACTTGCAAAGAAATGA
- the LOC144032118 gene encoding interferon alpha-inducible protein 27-like protein 1 gives MGLLTAALAVAAGATGSVVLAPVLLGVAGFTSVGIAAGSYAAGMMSTAAIANGGGVAAGSAVALLQSAGMAGLSGAASAAVAGAGGTVGAIIAAVV, from the exons ATGGGATTGT TGACGGCTGCTCTTGCTGTTGCTGCGGGTGCAA CTGGTTCGGTGGTTCTGGCTCCGGTGCTGTTGGGAGTTGCCGGCTTCACTTCCGTTGGGATCGCGGCAGGCTCCTACGCAGCCGGCATGATGTCAACCGCAGCCATCGCTAACGGAGGAGGGGTGGCGGCGGGCAGCGCGGTGGCTCTCTTGCAGTCTGCAG GCATGGCTGGTTTGTCGGGCGCTGCCTCTGCAGCTGTGGCCGGTGCAGGAGGTACTGTGGGGGCAATCATCGCTGCAGTCGTCTGA